The genomic DNA TAAGATTGTTATTTATATTTAATCTTTGATATCACATTAATTAATTTTATATCAAGTCAATTATCTTTTAAAATAATTATTTATGCCTGATTTTCTTTGACACCTTATTTATAATCTGTCTGTTATACTACATATACTGTATAATATTTCAATCCTGTTCTTACCTTACCGTACTTTTATAATATTTTATTGCAAATTCAGCACATTTTATACCGTCTACCGCTGCCGACATTATTCCTCCTGCATAACCTGCACCTTCTCCACAAGGCATAATCCCTTCAATATTTGAAAAAAATCTTTCATTTCGGAGAATTTTTACAGGTGAAGAGCTTCTACTTTCCACAGCTGTCAGTACTGTATCTTCATTCCCAAAACCTTTGATTTTCCTATCCATAGCTTTTATTCCCTCTTTCAAAGCTTTATTTATATAATCCGGAAAGCACTCATTCAAATTGGCAAATCTATATCCTCCCGCATAACTCGGTTTTATTGAACCTAACTTTTCCGATTTCTTATTTTTTACAAAATCTCCAAACAATTGAACAGGAGCTTTATAATCTTCTCCGCCAAGTTTAAACGCTTTTTCTTCAAGTTTTCTTTGAAATTCGACTCCTGCAAGAACTCCTCCCTGTCCAAAATCCTCAGGATAAACATTTACAAGAACAGCTGAATTGGCATTTTCCAAATTTCTTTTTGAATAACTCATACCATTTACTACAAGTCTTTTTTCTTCACTTGCGGCAGGTACAACCACTCCTCCGGGACACATACAGAAAGTATACACTCCTCTTCCATTTTCAGATTTGATATTCAGCTTATATTCAGCAGGAGGCAGTATATCTGCAAACTTTCCATATTGTGCATGATTAATTACTGATTGCTTATGTTCTATCCTCACACCTACTGAAAAAGGTTTTCTTTCCATTTTTATATTTCTTTCATCCAACATATAAAAAGTATCTCTCGAACTATGCCCTATTGCTAATATGATAATATCTGTATCAATTTCATATTTTTCGGAACTTTCTTTATTTTCATCAATAACTTGAACAACAGCTCCGGTTACTTTATTACTATTTCGATTTATTGATACAAGCTTATTTTGAAACCTATATTCTCCACCCAAATTTTCTATTTTCTTTCTTATATTTTTCATTATTCCTATTAATCTGTCTGTACCCACATGAGGTTTTGACATATACGCTATCTTTTTTTCAGCGCCTGCAAGTATAAACTCACTGTATATTTTTTGCATTCTGAAGTTATTTGTATTCGTAGTCAGTTTGCCGTCGGAAAATGTTCCTGCTCCTCCCTCTCCAAATTGTACATTGGAATACTTGTTAAGCTTTCCTCCTTTAAAAAAATTATATACATCTCTTTGTCTTTTTTCCACACTTTTTCCCTGTTCAATTATAATTGGCTTTAACCCTGCCTCTGCCAGTACAAGTGCCGCAAAAATTCCTGCAGGACCGCTTCCCACAACTACAGGACGCTTCCTATCGTTAAGTTCAATTTTTTCTATAATATATTCCTGTTTTACTATTTCTCTTACATCAGGTAAATTTTTATATTTTTCTTCATCACTCAGTAATATATCCGCTGAATAAACATAATGTACATTATTTTTATTTCTTGCATCTATTGCCTGTCCTGTTATTTCAAATTTCTTAAACTCCATTTCACTTATATTCAGTTTTTTCGCAGCAACCTTTTTTAAATCATCAATATTATGATTAATAGGCATTTTTATATTATTTATTCTTAACATATTTTTCCTTTTCTTTAATTATCACTATTAAAAATTTTATTTTCCTGCATTTTTTCCTGCAGTATACCCTGAAGCCCATGCCCATTGAAGATTATATCCGCCACATTCTCCATATACATCAAGAATCTCCCCTGCAAAATATAGTCCCTTTACTTTTCGAGATTCAAGAGTTTCAGTATTTATTTCATTTAAAGATACTCCTCCTGCAGTTACTTGAGCATTTTTAAATCCCGTTGTTTCCAAAATAGTTACTTTATATTTTTTTAGTATAGTACAGAGTTTTTTTAATTCCGAATCATTCAGTGAATTTACAGGTTTAGAAAGCTTTTCTATTCCTGACATTTTAGACAAAAACTGTCCCAATTTTTTATTTATCATCCCGTTAAAAAACTGCTCCATTGTCAGATGAGAAAGTATTTCTTTTCTTTTTTGAAGTATTACATATAATTCATTATAATTAAACTTAGGCATAAAATCAATTTCAAATTCAATATTTTTATAAAGGGGAAAAACGTAAGAAATATTAAATATCACATTTCCGGAAATTCCATAATCGGTAAAAAGCAGCTCACCGTTATAAGTACATATCTTTTTTCCATTTCCGTAAGCTGTAACTGTAGTATCAACTTTAATTCCCTGTAACCCCTTCACCTGACACTTCTCTACTTTTAACTGTACAATAGAGGGAATAAGCTCTGTTATAGTATGTCCCAATTTTTCAGCTATTTCAAAACCTGATCCGTTTGAACCAAGTTCAGGATAAGACTTTCCTCCTGTAGCCAATATAACTTTGTCCGCTTCTATCTCTCTTTTATCTTCTGAATAAATTCTAAATCCTGAATTTTTTTTTTCGATTTTTCTCACATAAAATTCCGTCTTTATTTCAATTCCTATTTTTTCAGCTTCAAATCTTAAAGAATCAACTACTGATGATGCCTGTCCACTCATAGGATAAATTTTCCCTCTTTTCTCTTCATTACACATAATACCGAGTTCTTGAAAAAAATCCAAAGTATGTTCAGGAGTAAATCTGTCTAGTATATTATTTACTGAATTGATATTTTCTCCGAAATAATTAGATATCGATGCTCCTATATTTGTTATGTTACATCTTCCATTCCCTGTAATTAGCAGTTTTTTTAATACTCTTTCTTTTCTTTCAAGAATTACAACTTTTTTACCTGCTCTTCCTGCTGTAATTGCTCCAACAAATCCCGCAGCTCCCCCTCCGATAACTGCTATTTCAGTCTTCATAATATTCTCCGTTATTTTTTAATTAGTCATTTATTTTTTAAATACCGTTATTTTTTATTAATACGATGCACAATAATTATTTTATGAACTTCCACATATTTTTTTACTTAAATTCTTAAATTTTTCAAAATTTATATTACTTGTTTTAAATACCGTTATTTTTCACTTATAATTTTTAATAATATTTCTATCTTTGATTTCCATGAATTTTTTCTTATTTCTTCAAGTAATTTTTCATCAATTTCCCTTTTTTCCAAAGACTTTTTCATCTGTTTTTCAACTCCTTTTACAAGGCGTTTTACAAAGTCGGGCTTTTCAGCTTCTACAGCCTTATCTGTATCGTATATTGTAGGCATATCTATATATTCTATTATCCCTGAATTATTGATTTTATCTCCAAGAAGTTCTATCAGTCCTGCAATATTTGTAGTCACTGCTCGAAGTCCGCTTCCCAGTGCTTCTACTGCTATCAGTCCCAATCCTTCAAAATATGAGGGAAGAATAAATACATCCTTTTCCCTCATAACCTCAGCCACCGCCTGTTGATTCGGAAGGTTGTATATTTCTATATTTTTTATTCCTTTTACTGCATTTTCTATTTCTTTCCTATTTTCATCTTTAACTGCACCTACTAAAGTCAATTTTACATCTTCTCTTTTCTCGGAAATTATTTTAAAAGCTTTTATTAATTCATAAAATCCTTTAGCCTGATCAAATTTTCCTATGTAAAGAAGTTCAATTTTATCTTTCTTTTCATATTTTTTAGGAGGATAAAACAGTTTTTCATTATATCCTGCACCTAAATTAAATATTTTGTTTTTATCATACTTATAAATCTTTACTATATCATCTGTTTGTAAATCACTTAAGGAAAATATCATATTAATATGTTCAAACCCTGAAACATACTTTTCTTTCATAATTCTATTTTTCTCAGCCTGTCTTAAATCAGTGTTATGACATATCGCAAAAATCTTTTTATCTTTAAAAATCTCACATACTATAGAAGTAAGTATCCATAAATGATGGGTAATTATTATGTCAGGATTGAATTCTTTCTTTGCCTGTCTCAGTTTTTCTGTAAAAACCTTTCTCCACAACTTTATCATATTTTCAGACATTTCTGAATAAAGTGTATTTTCATAAGGCATTATGTCACTCATTCCTACTATGGGAAAAGGAAGATTTTCATTCTGAAATACAACTTCATACTGTTTTTCCTTTTTCAATATATTTATATCATATTCTTCTGTAGTTCCATACAGACATGTCTGTTCGATATTCCCGTAATTTTTCAATTCCTCAATGACATTTGTAAAATATACTCCGCTTCCTGTTTTTTGAGGTAACTGTGCTATTACATGAAGTATTCTCATTATAACATCTCCGTTTCTTTTATATCTTTAATTTTTTATTTATAAATTATTTAAAATCGGACTTATTTATTTTATAAACTGCTCAATACACTATATTTCTGATTTTAAACTTATTTCGGTGTAAATTTCCTTTTGGTTTTTAAGCTTAATACATACTTTCCTTATAATTGATATATAGAACATCTCCTTCTTTTCTTATTTCTCCCGAATTCATTTCCATCAAAACGAAGCTTTCTCTTTCTTCAGTTTCTACAATATATTCTATTAATGCTCCTTTAAAAACAGCTTCTTTTATAACCGCCTTTTTCCCTGACTTTTCATATATTTTTATTTTTTCGGGTCTGATATACTTTCTGTCGTTAAGCTTATTTGATTTTCCCATAAACTCAAGGACAAATTCATTAACAGGATTATTGTATAAATTTACAGGACTATCATTCTGTTCTATTTTTCCTTCATTCATTAAAATTACTTTATCGGCAATACTGAAAACATCTTCCTGATCATGAGTAACGAGAATAACGGTCATATTAAAATTATTTACAAGATTCTTCAGTTCTTTTCTCATACTTCCTCTTAAATTTCTATCCAGATTTGAAAAAGGTTCATCCATTAAAATTATTTCAGGATTTATTACAATACTCCTTGCAAGAGCAACTCTCTGTCTTTGTCCTCCTGATAATTCATGTATTTCTCTTTTTTCAAATCCTTTTAATCCCACATCCTGAATTATCTGCATTGCTTTTTCTTTTCTTGCCTTCTTGGAAATTTTTTTAAACTTTAAACCATATTCTATGTTTTCCAGAACATTTTTATGCCTAAAAAGCCCATATGATTGAAAAACTGTAGCAATATTCCTTTTTTCAGGACTGAAATACGTTATATCTTTACCGTCCAGTATTATTTTCCCTTTGTCAATTTTTATAAATCCGCCTATTGCATTTAATATTGTTGTTTTCCCACATCCTGAAGGTCCCAGTATACAGAGTATTTTCCCTTTTTCCAAAGAAAAAGTCACATTCCGAACAACCTCTTTCTTATTGTATGATTTTGTCAGATTTTTTATTTCCAGAAACATACTTCCTCCTAATTTTTAAAAATATGTTCATAGATGAAAACAATACATTAAAACTGAAACATATTACTATTATTATTAGTGCTATTACAGATGCAATATTATATTTTCCGCTGTTTATAGCATCAAACATTACAAGTGTCAAAACTTTCTGATTCGGACGAACTAAAAAAATTATTGTTCCTACTGTAGTCATTATACCGTTAAAATTATTCATCATACTTACTATAAATTTTTCAACTGAATTGGGAAGAATTATATCTTTAAAAATATAAAATTCTCCTGCTCCTAAATCTTTTCCGCTTAAAATTTCACTTTTATCAATATCTCCCATACTTACACCAAAAATTTTAATTGAAAAAGGAAGTTGCCTGAAAGTCATATTCAATATTACTATTAATGAAGTTCCTGTTATCTGTAAAGGATAATCATTAAAAGCAAGAATATACCCTATCCCAAAAAAAATTCCCGGGAATATATAAGGCATAGTACCTATAAAATCAAAAATCTTTAACATACTCTTATTTCTTATAATAATATAATACTGAAGAAGCATTCCCAGAACACTCCCCGAAAAGGCTCCTATAAGAGAATAATATACACTTCTGAATACAGTTTTATCAATATAATCCCCTATTTCCGCAAAATGTTCAAATGTAAAATACATTTTCCCTTTCCGATAGTCGGTAAAAGCGG from Leptotrichia sp. OH3620_COT-345 includes the following:
- a CDS encoding ABC transporter ATP-binding protein; translation: MFLEIKNLTKSYNKKEVVRNVTFSLEKGKILCILGPSGCGKTTILNAIGGFIKIDKGKIILDGKDITYFSPEKRNIATVFQSYGLFRHKNVLENIEYGLKFKKISKKARKEKAMQIIQDVGLKGFEKREIHELSGGQRQRVALARSIVINPEIILMDEPFSNLDRNLRGSMRKELKNLVNNFNMTVILVTHDQEDVFSIADKVILMNEGKIEQNDSPVNLYNNPVNEFVLEFMGKSNKLNDRKYIRPEKIKIYEKSGKKAVIKEAVFKGALIEYIVETEERESFVLMEMNSGEIRKEGDVLYINYKESMY
- a CDS encoding glycosyltransferase family 4 protein, which gives rise to MRILHVIAQLPQKTGSGVYFTNVIEELKNYGNIEQTCLYGTTEEYDINILKKEKQYEVVFQNENLPFPIVGMSDIMPYENTLYSEMSENMIKLWRKVFTEKLRQAKKEFNPDIIITHHLWILTSIVCEIFKDKKIFAICHNTDLRQAEKNRIMKEKYVSGFEHINMIFSLSDLQTDDIVKIYKYDKNKIFNLGAGYNEKLFYPPKKYEKKDKIELLYIGKFDQAKGFYELIKAFKIISEKREDVKLTLVGAVKDENRKEIENAVKGIKNIEIYNLPNQQAVAEVMREKDVFILPSYFEGLGLIAVEALGSGLRAVTTNIAGLIELLGDKINNSGIIEYIDMPTIYDTDKAVEAEKPDFVKRLVKGVEKQMKKSLEKREIDEKLLEEIRKNSWKSKIEILLKIISEK
- a CDS encoding NAD(P)/FAD-dependent oxidoreductase encodes the protein MLRINNIKMPINHNIDDLKKVAAKKLNISEMEFKKFEITGQAIDARNKNNVHYVYSADILLSDEEKYKNLPDVREIVKQEYIIEKIELNDRKRPVVVGSGPAGIFAALVLAEAGLKPIIIEQGKSVEKRQRDVYNFFKGGKLNKYSNVQFGEGGAGTFSDGKLTTNTNNFRMQKIYSEFILAGAEKKIAYMSKPHVGTDRLIGIMKNIRKKIENLGGEYRFQNKLVSINRNSNKVTGAVVQVIDENKESSEKYEIDTDIIILAIGHSSRDTFYMLDERNIKMERKPFSVGVRIEHKQSVINHAQYGKFADILPPAEYKLNIKSENGRGVYTFCMCPGGVVVPAASEEKRLVVNGMSYSKRNLENANSAVLVNVYPEDFGQGGVLAGVEFQRKLEEKAFKLGGEDYKAPVQLFGDFVKNKKSEKLGSIKPSYAGGYRFANLNECFPDYINKALKEGIKAMDRKIKGFGNEDTVLTAVESRSSSPVKILRNERFFSNIEGIMPCGEGAGYAGGIMSAAVDGIKCAEFAIKYYKSTVR
- a CDS encoding NAD(P)/FAD-dependent oxidoreductase, whose product is MKTEIAVIGGGAAGFVGAITAGRAGKKVVILERKERVLKKLLITGNGRCNITNIGASISNYFGENINSVNNILDRFTPEHTLDFFQELGIMCNEEKRGKIYPMSGQASSVVDSLRFEAEKIGIEIKTEFYVRKIEKKNSGFRIYSEDKREIEADKVILATGGKSYPELGSNGSGFEIAEKLGHTITELIPSIVQLKVEKCQVKGLQGIKVDTTVTAYGNGKKICTYNGELLFTDYGISGNVIFNISYVFPLYKNIEFEIDFMPKFNYNELYVILQKRKEILSHLTMEQFFNGMINKKLGQFLSKMSGIEKLSKPVNSLNDSELKKLCTILKKYKVTILETTGFKNAQVTAGGVSLNEINTETLESRKVKGLYFAGEILDVYGECGGYNLQWAWASGYTAGKNAGK